The Streptomyces sp. SS1-1 genome has a segment encoding these proteins:
- a CDS encoding GNAT family N-acetyltransferase — protein MRHMGGEHVTEAVADAVALLRTVADRDWDGVKAGRLDWSCRATAEHVAGDLIAYAGQLAGRAQRAYVPFEITLDEGTGNDGLLDVVETTGVLLTAVLRTTPPEVRAFHPYPFRSANREGFAAMGVAEVLLHTHDIAVGLGLAYEPPAHLATFVLTTIFPEVRPDADPWRTLLWATGRGDLPGRAPVDAWRWKNDLVLTSGRLTLQGLTPATAADIAQGGDGGFDWVVGGPYEGTREAAGMLTQAYEAGLHRPEFGVFVLVRQEDGLAVGGIGFHGAPDEGGRAEIGYDLVEGARGRGYATEALEALSRWALARDDVHSLCATVEEDNVPSQRVVERAGYVRAGAEEERAVQGRHESEGALLLYVRRDPGTPSGQ, from the coding sequence ATGCGACACATGGGCGGGGAACACGTGACCGAGGCCGTGGCCGATGCCGTGGCGCTGCTGCGCACGGTGGCGGACCGGGACTGGGACGGGGTGAAGGCCGGGCGGCTGGACTGGAGTTGCCGTGCCACGGCCGAGCACGTCGCCGGTGACCTCATCGCCTACGCGGGGCAGCTCGCGGGGCGGGCGCAGCGCGCGTACGTCCCGTTCGAGATCACCCTGGACGAGGGCACCGGCAACGACGGGCTGCTCGACGTCGTCGAGACGACCGGCGTCCTGCTCACGGCGGTCCTGCGCACCACCCCGCCCGAGGTGCGCGCCTTCCACCCGTACCCGTTCCGCAGCGCGAACCGCGAGGGGTTCGCCGCGATGGGCGTCGCCGAGGTGCTGCTGCACACCCATGACATCGCCGTCGGGCTGGGGCTCGCGTACGAACCCCCGGCCCACCTCGCCACGTTCGTGCTGACGACGATCTTCCCGGAGGTCCGGCCGGACGCGGACCCCTGGCGCACCCTGCTGTGGGCCACCGGACGCGGCGACCTGCCCGGCCGCGCCCCCGTCGACGCCTGGCGCTGGAAGAACGACCTCGTCCTCACCTCCGGGCGGCTCACGCTCCAGGGGCTCACCCCGGCCACCGCCGCCGACATCGCCCAGGGCGGCGACGGCGGGTTCGACTGGGTCGTCGGCGGCCCCTACGAGGGGACGCGGGAGGCCGCCGGGATGCTGACGCAGGCGTACGAGGCGGGTCTGCACCGCCCCGAGTTCGGCGTGTTCGTCCTCGTGCGGCAGGAGGACGGCCTCGCGGTCGGCGGGATCGGCTTCCACGGCGCCCCGGACGAGGGGGGCCGCGCGGAGATCGGCTACGACCTGGTGGAGGGCGCCCGCGGCCGCGGCTACGCGACGGAGGCGCTGGAGGCCCTGTCCCGGTGGGCGCTGGCCCGCGACGACGTCCACAGCCTGTGCGCGACGGTCGAGGAGGACAACGTCCCCTCCCAGCGCGTCGTCGAACGCGCCGGATACGTCCGCGCCGGCGCCGAGGAGGAGCGCGCGGTCCAGGGCCGGCACGAGTCGGAGGGCGCGCTCCTGCTGTACGTCCGCCGGGACCCGGGCACGCCGTCCGGTCAGTGA
- a CDS encoding DUF4031 domain-containing protein, giving the protein MTIYIDPPTWPGHGRLWSHVVSDVSYEELHRFADGIGVPRRAFERDHYDLPAHRYADAVRAGAIEVSSREVVRLLYGAGLRRRKKDMRH; this is encoded by the coding sequence GTGACGATCTACATCGACCCGCCGACCTGGCCGGGCCACGGCCGTCTGTGGTCGCACGTCGTCAGCGACGTCTCCTACGAGGAGCTGCACCGCTTCGCCGACGGCATCGGCGTCCCGCGCCGGGCGTTCGAACGCGACCACTACGACCTCCCCGCGCACCGGTACGCCGACGCGGTCCGCGCCGGCGCGATCGAGGTCAGCAGCCGCGAGGTGGTGCGGCTGCTGTACGGGGCCGGGCTGCGCCGGCGGAAGAAGGACATGCGTCACTGA
- a CDS encoding MurR/RpiR family transcriptional regulator, whose amino-acid sequence MTNDVKETFGRAPAPAALAAKVRTLAPSMTRSMQRVAEAVAKDPAGCAALTVTGLAELTGTSEATVVRTARLLGYPGYRDLRLALAGLAAQQESGRAPAITTDIAVDDPIADVVAKLAYDEQQTLADTAAGLDTVQLGAAVTAAAAARRIDVYGIGASGLVAQDLTQKLLRIGLIAHAHSDPHLAVTNAVQLRAGDVAIAITHSGSTGDVIEPLRVAFEHGATTVAITGRPDGAVTQYADHVLTTSTARESELRPAAMSSRTSQLLVVDCLFVGVAQRTYDTAAPALAASYEALAHRHRR is encoded by the coding sequence GTGACCAATGACGTGAAGGAAACTTTCGGCCGCGCGCCCGCGCCCGCCGCCCTCGCGGCCAAGGTGCGCACGCTCGCCCCGTCGATGACCCGCTCCATGCAGCGCGTCGCCGAAGCGGTGGCGAAGGATCCTGCGGGCTGTGCCGCCCTCACGGTCACCGGACTCGCCGAGCTCACCGGCACCAGCGAGGCCACCGTCGTGCGCACCGCCCGCCTCCTCGGCTATCCCGGCTACCGCGACCTGCGGCTCGCCCTGGCCGGCCTGGCCGCCCAGCAGGAGTCGGGCCGTGCGCCCGCCATCACCACCGACATCGCGGTGGACGACCCGATCGCCGACGTCGTCGCCAAGCTGGCCTACGACGAGCAGCAGACCCTCGCCGACACGGCGGCCGGCCTCGACACCGTGCAGCTGGGCGCGGCGGTCACCGCCGCCGCGGCGGCCCGCCGGATCGACGTGTACGGCATCGGAGCGAGCGGCCTGGTCGCCCAGGACCTCACCCAGAAGCTGCTGCGGATAGGGCTGATAGCGCACGCGCACAGCGATCCGCACCTCGCGGTGACGAACGCCGTCCAGCTGCGCGCCGGGGACGTGGCCATCGCGATCACGCACTCCGGCTCCACCGGGGACGTCATCGAGCCGCTGCGGGTCGCCTTCGAGCACGGGGCCACCACGGTCGCGATCACCGGCCGGCCCGACGGCGCGGTCACGCAGTACGCCGACCACGTCCTCACGACGTCGACGGCCCGCGAGAGCGAGCTGCGCCCGGCCGCGATGTCGTCCCGCACGAGCCAGCTCCTCGTCGTGGACTGCCTGTTCGTCGGGGTGGCCCAGCGGACGTACGACACCGCGGCACCGGCGCTGGCCGCCTCCTACGAGGCCCTGGCCCACCGGCACCGCCGCTAG
- the murQ gene encoding N-acetylmuramic acid 6-phosphate etherase, whose product MTSASTPRDLRAELETLTTEAFRPEFAEIDRLPTLDIARLMNGEDGSVPAAVARRLPEIAAAVDAVAERMARGGRLVYAGAGTAGRLGVLDASECPPTFNTDPGQVVGVIAGGPRAVVTSVEGAEDSAELARADLDALALTPLDSVVGVSASGRTPYAVGAVEHARRLGALTIGLSCNADSALAAAAEHGIEVVVGPELLTGSTRLKAGTAQKLVLNMLSTITMIRLGKTYGNLMVDVRASNEKLRARSRRIVSLATGADDADVERALAEADGEVKTAILVLLADVDGPTAGELLSAAKGHLRVALREAGA is encoded by the coding sequence ATGACCTCCGCTTCCACTCCTCGTGACCTCCGCGCCGAGCTGGAGACCCTGACCACCGAGGCGTTCCGGCCCGAGTTCGCCGAGATCGACCGGCTGCCGACGCTGGACATCGCCCGCCTCATGAACGGCGAGGACGGCTCGGTGCCCGCCGCCGTCGCCCGGCGCCTGCCGGAGATCGCCGCCGCCGTGGACGCCGTGGCGGAGCGGATGGCGCGCGGCGGGCGCCTCGTCTACGCGGGCGCGGGCACGGCGGGCCGGCTGGGCGTGCTCGACGCCTCCGAGTGCCCGCCCACCTTCAACACCGACCCCGGGCAGGTCGTCGGCGTCATCGCGGGCGGCCCCCGGGCGGTCGTCACGTCCGTCGAGGGGGCCGAGGACTCCGCCGAGCTGGCCCGCGCCGACCTCGACGCCCTCGCCCTCACCCCGCTCGACTCGGTGGTCGGCGTCTCGGCGTCCGGCCGCACCCCCTACGCCGTCGGCGCGGTCGAACACGCCCGGCGGCTCGGCGCGTTGACGATCGGCCTGTCCTGCAACGCGGACAGCGCGCTGGCGGCCGCCGCCGAGCACGGCATCGAGGTCGTCGTCGGCCCGGAGCTGCTGACCGGCTCGACCCGGCTGAAGGCGGGCACCGCGCAGAAGCTGGTCCTCAACATGCTGTCGACGATCACGATGATCCGGCTCGGCAAGACGTACGGGAACCTGATGGTCGACGTCCGCGCCTCCAACGAGAAGCTGCGGGCCCGCTCCCGCCGGATCGTCTCCCTCGCCACCGGCGCGGACGACGCGGACGTCGAACGGGCCCTGGCGGAGGCGGACGGCGAGGTCAAGACGGCGATCCTGGTCCTCCTCGCGGACGTCGACGGCCCGACGGCCGGCGAGCTGCTCAGCGCGGCGAAGGGGCATCTGCGGGTGGCACTGCGAGAGGCGGGCGCCTGA
- a CDS encoding helix-turn-helix domain-containing protein produces MPGPKDLDPSSSPRALLGAELRHAREKAGLSQEKLGQLLFVSGSFVGQLEAGTRRLQTEQARVLDEVLGTGDFFRRNCRVTAVSRYPEHFAQAAEAEATATEIREYAPLLIPGLLQTPAYAEAVCRAYQPTAPQEAIDRLVSARMERARLLSDPTNPLLWVVLDEGALRRLTGGREVMAEALRHIAALVRRSRVIVQVLPFEAGAHAAMQGALKLMEFEDAPPLVYFEGIGTGRLEDDPSTVRRRRHTYDLLAACALSPRKSLAVLEAMAEDYAHEEHS; encoded by the coding sequence ATGCCGGGGCCCAAGGACCTCGATCCGTCGTCGTCGCCGCGCGCGCTGCTCGGCGCCGAGTTGCGCCACGCGCGCGAGAAGGCGGGGCTGAGCCAGGAGAAGCTGGGGCAACTGCTGTTCGTCAGCGGCTCGTTCGTCGGCCAACTGGAGGCCGGCACCCGCCGGCTCCAGACCGAGCAGGCCCGCGTCCTGGACGAGGTCCTGGGCACGGGCGACTTCTTCCGGCGCAACTGCCGGGTGACGGCCGTCTCCCGGTACCCGGAGCACTTCGCACAGGCGGCGGAGGCCGAGGCGACGGCCACGGAGATCCGCGAGTACGCCCCGCTCCTCATCCCCGGCCTGTTGCAGACCCCCGCCTACGCCGAGGCCGTGTGCCGGGCCTACCAGCCGACCGCCCCACAGGAGGCCATCGACCGGCTGGTGAGCGCGCGCATGGAGCGGGCGCGCCTGCTCAGCGATCCAACAAACCCTTTGTTGTGGGTGGTTCTGGACGAGGGCGCGCTGCGGCGGCTCACCGGCGGACGCGAGGTCATGGCGGAGGCCCTGCGGCACATCGCCGCCCTCGTCCGCCGCAGCCGGGTCATCGTGCAGGTGCTGCCCTTCGAGGCCGGGGCCCACGCCGCCATGCAGGGCGCCCTCAAGCTGATGGAGTTCGAGGACGCGCCGCCGCTCGTCTACTTCGAGGGGATCGGCACCGGACGGCTGGAGGACGACCCCTCCACGGTCCGCCGCCGACGGCACACCTACGACCTGCTCGCGGCCTGCGCGCTCTCTCCGCGGAAGTCCCTGGCCGTCCTCGAGGCCATGGCCGAGGATTACGCGCATGAGGAGCATTCCTGA
- a CDS encoding DUF397 domain-containing protein, whose amino-acid sequence MRSIPEQDLKTATWHKSRHSGGDGGNCLEVTHDFPAVVPVRDSKTPHGPTLVFSETVWAAFVQAVRI is encoded by the coding sequence ATGAGGAGCATTCCTGAGCAGGACCTGAAGACGGCCACCTGGCACAAGTCCCGTCACAGCGGCGGCGACGGCGGCAACTGCCTGGAAGTCACCCACGACTTCCCCGCCGTCGTCCCCGTCCGTGACTCCAAGACCCCCCACGGCCCCACCCTCGTCTTCTCCGAAACCGTCTGGGCGGCCTTCGTCCAAGCGGTCAGGATCTGA
- a CDS encoding DinB family protein, whose product MTDTTNTTVVDERADLLEALAKHRHFLRFTTRDLTDEQAGARTTASALCLGGLIKHVTSVERAWAAFIVEGPSAMPDFSAMTEADFAKRADEFRMLPGETLAGVLAEYEEVARSTDELVAKLPDLSASHPLPRAPWNEEGARWSARRVLLHVIAETAQHAGHADIIRESLDGAKTMS is encoded by the coding sequence ATGACCGACACCACGAACACCACCGTCGTAGACGAGCGCGCCGACCTGCTGGAGGCGCTCGCCAAGCACCGGCACTTCCTGCGGTTCACCACGCGGGACCTGACCGACGAGCAGGCCGGCGCCCGGACCACCGCCAGCGCGCTGTGTCTGGGCGGGCTGATCAAGCACGTCACGTCGGTGGAGCGGGCCTGGGCCGCCTTCATCGTGGAGGGGCCGTCGGCGATGCCCGACTTCTCGGCGATGACCGAGGCGGACTTCGCGAAGCGGGCCGACGAGTTCAGGATGCTGCCCGGCGAGACGCTGGCCGGTGTCCTGGCGGAGTACGAGGAGGTCGCCCGGAGCACCGACGAGCTGGTCGCGAAGCTCCCGGACCTGAGCGCGTCCCACCCGCTGCCGCGGGCGCCGTGGAACGAGGAGGGCGCCCGCTGGTCGGCGCGCAGGGTGCTGCTGCACGTCATCGCGGAGACCGCCCAGCACGCCGGGCACGCCGACATCATCCGGGAGTCCCTGGACGGCGCGAAGACGATGAGCTGA
- a CDS encoding NADH:flavin oxidoreductase, whose protein sequence is MTLAQPTASRAAEILSRPTVINGLTVPNRVAMAPMTRMFSPGGVPGEDVRSYYARRAAAGVGLIVTEGTYVGHPSAGQSDRVPRFHGEEQLAGWAKVAEAVHAAGGTIVPQLWHIGMVREQGQPPFTDAPAVGPSGLRIGADEPTGRAMTRQDLDDVIGAFADAAAAAERIGFDGVEIHGAHGYLVDQFLFAGTNRRTDAYGGDPVARTLFAAEIVAAVRERVSPSFPVIFRYSQWKQDAYDARLAETPQELEAILAPIAAAGVDAFHASTRRYWIPEFDGSDLNLAGWTKKLTGRTTITVGSVGLDGDFIRAFAGEGSVTKGFDDLLDALEREEYDMVAVGRALLQDPQWAAKVLDGRFDELKPYDAASLKTLS, encoded by the coding sequence ATGACCCTCGCCCAGCCCACCGCCTCCCGAGCGGCCGAGATCCTGTCCCGGCCCACCGTGATCAACGGCCTCACCGTCCCGAACCGCGTCGCGATGGCGCCGATGACCCGGATGTTCTCGCCCGGCGGCGTCCCCGGTGAGGACGTCCGGTCGTACTACGCGCGCCGGGCGGCGGCCGGAGTCGGCCTGATCGTCACCGAGGGCACCTATGTCGGGCACCCCTCGGCCGGGCAGAGCGACCGGGTGCCCCGGTTCCACGGCGAGGAGCAGCTCGCCGGGTGGGCGAAGGTCGCCGAGGCCGTGCACGCGGCGGGCGGCACGATCGTGCCGCAGCTGTGGCACATCGGCATGGTCCGCGAGCAGGGCCAGCCGCCCTTCACGGACGCCCCGGCCGTCGGGCCCTCGGGGCTGCGCATCGGCGCCGACGAGCCCACCGGCCGGGCGATGACCCGGCAGGACCTGGACGACGTGATCGGCGCCTTCGCCGACGCCGCCGCGGCCGCCGAGCGCATCGGCTTCGACGGCGTGGAGATCCACGGCGCCCACGGCTACCTCGTCGACCAGTTCCTGTTTGCGGGCACCAACCGCCGCACCGACGCCTACGGCGGCGACCCGGTCGCCCGCACGCTCTTCGCCGCGGAGATCGTGGCCGCCGTACGCGAGCGGGTGTCCCCGTCCTTCCCGGTGATCTTCCGCTACTCGCAGTGGAAGCAGGACGCGTACGACGCCCGTCTCGCCGAGACCCCGCAGGAGCTGGAGGCCATCCTGGCCCCGATCGCCGCGGCCGGCGTCGACGCCTTCCACGCCTCCACCCGCCGCTACTGGATCCCCGAGTTCGACGGCTCCGACCTCAACCTCGCGGGCTGGACCAAGAAGCTGACCGGCAGGACCACCATCACGGTCGGCTCGGTCGGCCTCGACGGCGACTTCATCCGGGCGTTCGCCGGCGAGGGCTCCGTCACCAAGGGCTTCGACGACCTGCTGGACGCCCTGGAGCGCGAGGAGTACGACATGGTGGCCGTCGGCCGCGCCCTCCTCCAGGACCCGCAGTGGGCGGCGAAGGTCCTCGACGGCCGCTTCGACGAGCTGAAGCCGTACGACGCGGCGTCGCTGAAGACCCTCAGCTGA
- the groL gene encoding chaperonin GroEL (60 kDa chaperone family; promotes refolding of misfolded polypeptides especially under stressful conditions; forms two stacked rings of heptamers to form a barrel-shaped 14mer; ends can be capped by GroES; misfolded proteins enter the barrel where they are refolded when GroES binds), whose product MAKIIAFDEEARRGLERGMNQLADAVKVTLGPKGRNVVLEKKWGAPTITNDGVSIAKEIELEDPYEKIGAELVKEVAKKTDDVAGDGTTTATVLAQALVKEGLRNVAAGANPMALKRGIERAVEAVSAALLEQAKDVETKEQIASTASISAADTQIGELIAEAMDKVGKEGVITVEESQTFGLELELTEGMRFDKGYISAYFATDMERMEAVLDDPYILIANSKIANVKDLLPLLEKVMQSGKPLLIIAEDVEGEALSTLVVNKIRGTFKSVAVKAPGFGDRRKAMLNDIAILTGGEVISEEVGLKLENTSLDLLGKARKVVITKDETTIVDGAGSSEQVQGRVNQIRAEIENSDSDYDREKLQERLAKLAGGVAVIKAGAATEVELKERKHRIEDAVRNAKAAVEEGIVAGGGVALLQASQVFEKLELDGDEATGANAVKLALEAPLKQIAVNGGLEGGVVVEKVRNLTVGHGLNAATGEYVDMIAEGIIDPAKVTRSALQNAASIAALFLTTEAVIADKPEKAAAPAGGGMPGGDMDF is encoded by the coding sequence ATGGCCAAGATCATCGCGTTCGACGAGGAGGCGCGGCGCGGCCTCGAGCGCGGCATGAACCAGCTCGCGGACGCCGTCAAGGTGACGCTCGGCCCCAAGGGCCGCAACGTCGTCCTCGAGAAGAAGTGGGGCGCCCCCACGATCACCAACGATGGCGTGTCCATCGCCAAGGAGATCGAGCTCGAGGACCCGTACGAGAAGATCGGCGCCGAGCTGGTCAAGGAAGTCGCCAAGAAGACGGACGACGTCGCCGGTGACGGTACGACCACCGCGACCGTCCTCGCCCAGGCCCTGGTCAAGGAGGGCCTGCGCAACGTGGCCGCCGGCGCCAACCCGATGGCCCTCAAGCGCGGCATCGAGCGTGCCGTCGAGGCCGTCAGCGCCGCCCTGCTGGAGCAGGCGAAGGATGTCGAGACCAAGGAGCAGATCGCTTCCACGGCCTCCATCTCCGCCGCCGACACCCAGATCGGCGAGCTCATCGCCGAGGCCATGGACAAGGTCGGCAAGGAAGGCGTCATCACCGTCGAGGAGTCCCAGACCTTCGGTCTGGAGCTGGAGCTCACCGAGGGTATGCGCTTCGACAAGGGCTACATCTCGGCGTACTTCGCCACCGACATGGAGCGTATGGAGGCCGTCCTCGACGACCCGTACATCCTGATCGCGAACTCCAAGATCGCCAACGTCAAGGACCTGCTCCCGCTGCTGGAGAAGGTCATGCAGTCGGGCAAGCCGCTGCTGATCATCGCCGAGGACGTCGAGGGCGAGGCCCTGTCGACCCTGGTCGTCAACAAGATCCGCGGCACCTTCAAGTCCGTCGCGGTCAAGGCCCCGGGCTTCGGCGACCGCCGCAAGGCGATGCTGAACGACATCGCCATCCTCACCGGCGGCGAGGTCATCTCCGAGGAGGTCGGTCTCAAGCTGGAGAACACCTCCCTGGACCTCCTGGGCAAGGCCCGCAAGGTCGTCATCACCAAGGACGAGACCACCATCGTCGACGGTGCCGGCTCCTCCGAGCAGGTCCAGGGCCGGGTCAACCAGATCCGCGCCGAGATCGAGAACAGCGACTCGGACTACGACCGCGAGAAGCTGCAGGAGCGCCTGGCGAAGCTCGCCGGCGGTGTCGCGGTCATCAAGGCCGGCGCCGCCACCGAGGTGGAGCTGAAGGAGCGCAAGCACCGCATCGAGGACGCCGTGCGCAACGCCAAGGCGGCCGTCGAGGAGGGCATCGTCGCCGGTGGTGGCGTGGCCCTGCTGCAGGCCTCCCAGGTCTTCGAGAAGCTGGAGCTCGACGGTGACGAGGCGACCGGCGCCAACGCCGTGAAGCTCGCGCTGGAGGCCCCGCTGAAGCAGATCGCCGTCAACGGTGGTCTCGAGGGCGGCGTCGTCGTGGAGAAGGTCCGCAACCTCACGGTCGGCCACGGCCTGAACGCCGCGACCGGCGAGTACGTCGACATGATCGCCGAGGGCATCATCGACCCGGCCAAGGTGACGCGCTCCGCGCTGCAGAACGCCGCGTCGATCGCCGCGCTGTTCCTCACCACCGAGGCCGTCATCGCCGACAAGCCGGAGAAGGCCGCGGCCCCGGCCGGCGGCGGCATGCCGGGCGGTGACATGGACTTCTGA
- a CDS encoding cold-shock protein, translating into MAQGTVKWFNAEKGYGFIAVDGGADVFVHYSAIQMDGYRTLEEGQRVDFEISQGQKGPQADMVRLATG; encoded by the coding sequence ATGGCTCAGGGCACCGTCAAGTGGTTCAACGCGGAGAAGGGGTACGGCTTCATCGCGGTCGACGGTGGTGCGGATGTTTTCGTCCACTACAGCGCGATCCAGATGGACGGGTACCGCACCCTGGAAGAGGGCCAGCGGGTCGATTTCGAGATCTCGCAGGGTCAGAAGGGGCCGCAGGCGGACATGGTCCGGCTGGCGACCGGCTGA
- a CDS encoding MoaD/ThiS family protein codes for MSVTVRIPTILRTYTGGQAEVAAEGATLAEVISDLEKNHTGIAARVLDDQGKLRRFVNVYVNDDDVRFEQGLETATPDGAGVSIIPAVAGG; via the coding sequence ATGAGCGTGACCGTTCGCATCCCGACCATCCTGCGCACCTACACCGGCGGTCAGGCCGAGGTCGCCGCCGAGGGCGCCACCCTGGCCGAGGTCATCTCCGACCTCGAGAAGAACCACACGGGGATCGCGGCCCGGGTGCTGGACGACCAGGGCAAGCTGCGGCGCTTCGTCAACGTCTACGTCAACGACGACGACGTGCGTTTCGAGCAGGGTCTGGAGACCGCGACGCCGGACGGCGCCGGCGTCTCCATCATTCCGGCCGTCGCCGGCGGCTGA
- the thrC gene encoding threonine synthase, with protein MAVQTVASSTDSTVDLGPAAALSCRECGHRVPLGPVFACEECFGPLEIAYDFSGYDTEKLRRSIEAGPANIWRYAPLLPVPADVADKPNINPGWTKLVKADNLARELGVTGGLYVKDDSGNPTHSFKDRVVAQALEAARAFGFTTLSCSSTGNLAGAVGAAAARAGFRSCVFIPHDLEQGKVVMAAVYGGELVGIEGNYDDVNRFCSELIGDPAGEGWGFVNVNLRPYYAEGSKTLAYEICEQLGWRLPDQLVVPIASGSQLTKIDKGLQELIKLGLVEDRPYKIFGAQAEGCSPVSTAFKAGHDVVRPQKPDTIAKSLAIGNPADGPYVLDIARRTGGAVEDVTDAEIVAAIKLLARTEGVFAETAGGVTVGVTKKLIESGALDPAKTTVVLNTGDGLKTLDAVAGTGLTATIRPNLDSFREAGLA; from the coding sequence ATGGCTGTGCAGACTGTTGCAAGCAGCACCGACTCCACCGTAGACCTCGGCCCCGCCGCCGCGCTGTCCTGTCGCGAGTGCGGCCACCGGGTCCCGCTCGGCCCGGTCTTCGCCTGCGAGGAGTGTTTCGGCCCGCTGGAGATCGCCTACGACTTCTCGGGCTACGACACCGAGAAGCTCCGTCGGAGCATCGAGGCGGGCCCCGCGAACATCTGGCGCTACGCGCCCCTGCTGCCCGTCCCGGCCGACGTGGCGGACAAGCCGAACATCAACCCCGGCTGGACCAAGCTCGTCAAGGCCGACAACCTCGCCCGCGAACTGGGCGTCACCGGCGGCCTGTACGTCAAGGACGACTCCGGCAACCCGACGCACAGCTTCAAGGACCGCGTGGTCGCGCAGGCCCTGGAGGCGGCGCGCGCCTTCGGCTTCACCACCCTGTCCTGCTCCTCCACCGGCAACCTCGCCGGCGCGGTGGGCGCCGCCGCGGCCCGCGCCGGCTTCCGCTCGTGCGTGTTCATCCCGCACGACCTGGAGCAGGGAAAGGTCGTCATGGCCGCGGTCTACGGCGGCGAACTCGTCGGCATCGAGGGCAACTACGACGACGTGAACCGTTTCTGCTCCGAGCTGATCGGCGACCCCGCCGGTGAGGGCTGGGGCTTCGTGAACGTCAACCTGCGGCCGTACTACGCCGAGGGCTCCAAGACGCTCGCGTACGAGATCTGCGAGCAGCTCGGCTGGCGGCTGCCGGACCAGCTGGTCGTGCCGATCGCCTCCGGCTCCCAGCTCACCAAGATCGACAAGGGCCTCCAGGAGCTGATCAAGCTCGGCCTGGTCGAGGACAGGCCGTACAAGATCTTCGGCGCCCAGGCCGAGGGCTGCTCGCCGGTGTCCACCGCCTTCAAGGCCGGCCACGACGTGGTCCGCCCGCAGAAGCCGGACACCATCGCCAAGTCGCTCGCGATCGGCAACCCGGCCGACGGCCCCTACGTCCTGGACATCGCCCGCCGCACGGGCGGCGCCGTGGAGGACGTGACGGACGCCGAGATCGTCGCGGCGATCAAGCTGCTCGCGCGGACCGAGGGCGTCTTCGCCGAGACCGCGGGCGGCGTGACGGTGGGCGTCACCAAGAAGCTCATCGAGAGCGGGGCGCTCGACCCCGCCAAGACGACCGTCGTCCTGAACACCGGCGACGGCCTCAAGACGCTGGACGCGGTGGCGGGTACGGGCCTCACCGCGACGATTCGTCCCAACCTTGACTCCTTCCGAGAGGCTGGCCTCGCATGA
- a CDS encoding glucosyl-3-phosphoglycerate synthase — MLEEVERWLISRSWSLADRPLHHVLAAKQRSGQSVSVVLPALNEEETVGDIVAIIAHDLVHQVPLVDEIVVVDSGSTDRTAEVAAAAGARVVHRDDILPRIPAVPGKGEVLWRSLLVTGGDIVCFIDADLREFSSDFVLGIVGPLLTDPGVDLVKAMYDRPLGGASGQGGRVTELMARPLLNMHWPQLAGFVQPLGGEYAARRTLLEQLPFPVGYGVELGMLVDALHLVGLDALAQVDVGVRKHRHQDGQALGRMSAAIYRTAQLRLARGHLVRPALTQFERGQDGFEPRTYSVDTEERPPMVEIAEYAARRVA, encoded by the coding sequence GTGCTGGAAGAAGTCGAGCGCTGGCTGATCAGCCGCTCCTGGTCCCTGGCCGACCGTCCGCTGCACCACGTGCTGGCCGCCAAGCAGCGCTCGGGCCAGTCGGTCTCGGTCGTCCTGCCCGCCCTCAACGAGGAGGAGACGGTCGGCGACATCGTCGCGATCATCGCCCACGACCTGGTGCACCAGGTGCCGCTGGTCGACGAGATCGTCGTGGTCGACTCCGGGTCCACCGACCGCACCGCCGAGGTCGCCGCGGCGGCCGGCGCGCGGGTCGTCCACCGCGACGACATCCTGCCCCGTATCCCCGCCGTGCCCGGCAAGGGCGAGGTGCTGTGGCGCTCGCTGCTGGTGACGGGCGGGGACATCGTCTGCTTCATCGACGCCGACCTGCGCGAGTTCTCCTCGGACTTCGTCCTCGGCATCGTCGGCCCGCTGCTCACCGACCCCGGCGTCGACCTGGTCAAGGCGATGTACGACCGCCCGCTCGGCGGCGCGTCCGGACAGGGCGGCCGGGTCACCGAGCTGATGGCCCGCCCCCTGCTGAACATGCACTGGCCGCAGCTGGCCGGATTCGTACAGCCGCTCGGCGGCGAGTACGCGGCCCGCCGCACCCTGCTGGAGCAGCTGCCCTTCCCCGTCGGCTACGGCGTCGAGCTGGGCATGCTGGTGGACGCCCTGCACCTGGTGGGGCTGGACGCCCTCGCGCAGGTGGACGTGGGGGTGCGCAAGCACCGGCACCAGGACGGGCAGGCGCTGGGCCGCATGTCCGCGGCGATCTACCGCACCGCGCAACTGCGGCTGGCGCGCGGGCATCTGGTGCGCCCGGCGCTGACCCAGTTCGAGCGCGGGCAGGACGGTTTCGAGCCACGGACGTACTCGGTGGACACGGAGGAGCGGCCGCCCATGGTGGAGATCGCGGAGTACGCGGCGCGCAGGGTCGCGTGA